The Salinibaculum sp. SYNS191 genome has a window encoding:
- a CDS encoding peroxidase-related enzyme (This protein belongs to a clade of uncharacterized proteins related to peroxidases such as the alkylhydroperoxidase AhpD.): protein MAEEPMTRFPVPDLEDMPADVRERIEAETERSGFTPNVFTAFAYRPGQFRAFFDYYDALVEESPLAREELEMVVVAVSGANDCLYCVVAHGALLRIYADDPHLAEQLATNHRTANISDAHRAMCDVAVKLTEDPAAVGESDIERLRDHGFSMEEIWDIGSTAALFNLSNRMAHFADMRPNEEFYELGR from the coding sequence ATGGCAGAGGAACCGATGACGCGCTTTCCCGTGCCCGACCTGGAGGACATGCCGGCGGATGTCCGGGAGCGCATCGAAGCGGAGACGGAGCGGTCGGGGTTCACGCCCAACGTGTTCACGGCCTTCGCGTACCGCCCCGGCCAGTTCCGGGCCTTCTTCGACTACTACGACGCGCTCGTCGAGGAGTCGCCGCTGGCCCGCGAGGAACTGGAGATGGTCGTCGTGGCCGTCAGTGGCGCGAACGACTGCCTCTACTGCGTCGTCGCTCACGGGGCACTGCTGCGCATCTACGCCGACGACCCCCACCTGGCCGAGCAACTGGCGACCAACCACCGGACGGCGAATATCAGCGACGCCCACCGGGCGATGTGCGACGTCGCGGTGAAACTGACGGAGGACCCTGCCGCAGTCGGTGAGTCGGACATCGAGCGGTTGCGCGACCACGGCTTCTCGATGGAGGAGATATGGGACATCGGCTCGACCGCGGCGCTGTTCAATCTCTCGAACCGGATGGCCCACTTCGCGGACATGCGGCCGAACGAGGAGTTCTACGAGTTGGGACGGTAA